A segment of the Thermodesulfobacteriota bacterium genome:
GCTTTGACCGGTCCATGCCCGAAGAGATTAACCGTGTGCTTACGGATGCCATCTCTGACCTGCTGTTTACCACAGAACGAAGCGCAGAAGAGAACCTGCTACGCGAAGGCATTTCCGGAGAAAAGATACATTTTGTGGGCAATGTCATGATTGACACCTTACTTAGCCATAAGGAAAAGGCCCGGCAATCAAGGATATTGCAGAAATTGGGTTTTCTAAAGGACCCGACTGACCTGGCTAAGCCCTATGCCGTGCTGACGCTCCACAGACCTTCAAACGTTGACGATGGCCATGTTCTGGGCCGGATATTTGATGCACTCAATGAAATATCCCGGTCTTTGCCCATAGTGTTCCCGATACATCCCAGGACCAGAAACAAGCTGGAAGCAGAGGGGATTTCTTTATCGGGCGATATAAAATCAATAGAACCCCTTGGGTACCTTGATTTCCTGAAACTTATGGCACATGCCAAACTCGTGCTGACAGACTCCGGCGGTATCCAGGAAGAGACGACGGTACTCGGGGTCCCCTGTTTAACCTTGCGTGAAAATACCGAGCGTCCCGTCACCATAACCGAAGGGACTAATGTATTGGTCGGCACAGACCGGGACACAATAGTCCATGAATCTCTGGCCGCCCTGAAGAACGGCCGAAAAGAATCCAGGATACCGGAATTGTGGGATGGTTCGGCTGCGAAAAGGATAGTGACGATTTTGGCAGACTATTCAAATCCGGCCTTAATATGACAATGGCATTTTTAACTGACAAGGCAAAGAAGGCAATCCACTTTCTAAACGGCACTGACGGCACTCTACGGAAGAAGACCATCCGTTCCGGCTTCTGGGTGGGAGTTTCCAGTCTTGTTACCAATACGTTGGCATTTGTACGTTCTATTGTGCTGGCCCGCCTCTTGATGCCCGAAATCTTCGGGCTCATGACTATCGCCTCGATAGCCATACGAAGCTTGGAAACATTTACCCAGGCAGGTTTAGAGTCTGCCCTGATCCATCGTCAGAAAAGTTTTGAAGAAGCGAGAGACACTACTTTTACCCTATTGGTCGTCAGGGGCTTTATGCTGGCTCTCATAACTTTTATCGTATCACCACTGGTCGCTATCTATTATGAAAGGCCGGTCTTAGAGACTATAATCAAGATTATCGCCATAACCTTCATCTTAAAGGGCTTTAGAAACATCAACACCATAGCCTGCCGGAAAGAGCTTGACTTCAAGCGTCTGGCCTATTTTGAACAGGCTGCGGCTGTAATAAGTTTTGTGATTGTGGTCACCCTGGCGTATTTTTTGAGGAGTATCTGGGCCCTGGTAATCGCTCAGGTCGCGGGCTCTTTTATGGAAGCAGTCATGTCTTTTGTGATTATTCCCGGCAGGCCTCGCTTCCGGTTTGACAAAAAAATCGCCAAGGAGCTGTTTGGTTATGGAAAATTTGTAACCGGACTGGCTATCGTCGTTTTTATTAGCTCGGAGATAGACAATGCGCTGGTGGGGAAGGTCCTGGGTATGAACGCCCTTGGATACTACGTAATGGCCTATACCCTGGCCAACCTTCCGGCCAGCCATATAACGAACCTGGTATCCAAAATCATGCTCCCTGCGTACAGTAAACTCCAGAGCGATCTTCCGGCACTCAGAAATGCATACCTAAAAGTATTAAGGACCGTGGCGACCCTTGCATTACCGGTTGCCGCGGGGATGTTAATTCTCTCCCACGATGTTGTCCTTGTGGTGTATGGAGAGAAGTGGCTACCGGCCGTGGCCGCCTTGCAGGTACTGGTGATTTACGGTCTGCTTCGCTCTATACAGGCCAACGCCGGGCCGGTATTTTTTGCTCTGGGGAAACCCAATATTCCGTTTTATATTAATATGGTCAGGCTGAGTTTGATAGCGGTCTCGATTTATCCGCTGACAAAGGCATACGGTATCGTTGGCACGGCGATTTCGGTTACGGCAACTATTATACTACTGCAATTCTTGGCCTGGCACTATCTGACTGCCCAATTAAGGTGTTCATTCGCGACAATTTTTAAGGAACTGGCCACGCCCGTTATATCCACGTTAGGCATGTGCGCTACGTTGCTGCTCATAGACACTTATGCATTGTGGAGTGGTTTCCACATTCTGAAATCGGTCGAACTC
Coding sequences within it:
- a CDS encoding lipopolysaccharide biosynthesis protein, with amino-acid sequence MGWFGCEKDSDDFGRLFKSGLNMTMAFLTDKAKKAIHFLNGTDGTLRKKTIRSGFWVGVSSLVTNTLAFVRSIVLARLLMPEIFGLMTIASIAIRSLETFTQAGLESALIHRQKSFEEARDTTFTLLVVRGFMLALITFIVSPLVAIYYERPVLETIIKIIAITFILKGFRNINTIACRKELDFKRLAYFEQAAAVISFVIVVTLAYFLRSIWALVIAQVAGSFMEAVMSFVIIPGRPRFRFDKKIAKELFGYGKFVTGLAIVVFISSEIDNALVGKVLGMNALGYYVMAYTLANLPASHITNLVSKIMLPAYSKLQSDLPALRNAYLKVLRTVATLALPVAAGMLILSHDVVLVVYGEKWLPAVAALQVLVIYGLLRSIQANAGPVFFALGKPNIPFYINMVRLSLIAVSIYPLTKAYGIVGTAISVTATIILLQFLAWHYLTAQLRCSFATIFKELATPVISTLGMCATLLLIDTYALWSGFHILKSVELFLNIFVGFIAYTLIYIIVSLHNGEVEFFKSLSKIPKS
- the wecB gene encoding UDP-N-acetylglucosamine 2-epimerase (non-hydrolyzing), with the protein product MKIAPIADAITAHNGTSSLKIEHRIVHTGQHYDKEMSELFFKELEIPEPDINLEVGSGSHAFQTAEIMKRFEPVLLEEKPDYVLVVGDVNSTIACALVAAKFGVKVIHVEAGLRSFDRSMPEEINRVLTDAISDLLFTTERSAEENLLREGISGEKIHFVGNVMIDTLLSHKEKARQSRILQKLGFLKDPTDLAKPYAVLTLHRPSNVDDGHVLGRIFDALNEISRSLPIVFPIHPRTRNKLEAEGISLSGDIKSIEPLGYLDFLKLMAHAKLVLTDSGGIQEETTVLGVPCLTLRENTERPVTITEGTNVLVGTDRDTIVHESLAALKNGRKESRIPELWDGSAAKRIVTILADYSNPALI